The proteins below are encoded in one region of Apteryx mantelli isolate bAptMan1 chromosome 25, bAptMan1.hap1, whole genome shotgun sequence:
- the PI16 gene encoding peptidase inhibitor 16: protein MLSSGLSPVFLLFTALELSWSLSDEEKKIIVDGHNKYRSQVSPPAMDMLKMSWDTDLEAFAQAYAEKCIWDHNKERGRRGENLFAMTPTLDLEFAVEDWNGEEKYYNLTTTTCAPGQMCGHYTQVVWASTHRIGCGVKFCAKIDGIETEDMYLLVCNYYPPGNMKGRKPYKEGASCSQCPEGTLCVNSLCEPTVEETTTSSVTTKASPSTTTTAKPKPTTTLPTTTTPPTTAKPKPTTTLPTSATPPTTPSQNRHPHYPPRPSQNPQPHYQT from the exons ATGCTGAGCTCAGGTCTTTCTCCCGTTTTCCTGTTGTTCACAGCGCTGGAGCTAAGCTGGTCCCTGAGTGATGAAGAAAAGAAGATAATCGTGGATGGGCATAATAAATACCGCTCCCAGGTCTCTCCTCCTGCTATGGATATGCTGAAGATG AGCTGGGACACGGACCTGGAGGCCTTTGCTCAAGCCTATGCAGAGAAGTGCATCTGGGACCACAACAAGGAGAGGGGCCGACGAGGAGAAAACCTCTTTGCTATGACCCCAACCCTGGACCTGGAATTCGCTGTGGAAGACTGGAACGGGGAGGAGAAGTACTACAACTTGACAACTACCACATGTGCCCCTGGGCAGATGTGTGGCCACTACACCCAG GTGGTCTGGGCAAGCACACATCGTATCGGCTGTGGGGTGAAGTTTTGTGCAAAGATCGACGGTATTGAAACAGAAGACATGTACCTGCTTGTTTGCAACTATTATCCCCC GGGTAATATGAAAGGCCGaaagccatacaaggaaggagccTCATGTTCCCAGTGTCCAGAGGGTACCTTGTGTGTCAACTCCTTGTGTG AACCCACTGTAGAAGAGACCACTACATCCTCTGTGACAACAAAGGCAAGCCCATCCACCACAACCACGGCCAAGCCAAAACCCACAACCACACTACCAACCACAACCACACCACCAACCACAGCCAAGCCCAAACCCACAACCACACTACCAACCTCAGCCACACCACCAACCACG CCAAGCCAAAACCGACATCCACACTACCCACCACGGCCAAGCCAAAACCCACAACCACACTACCAAACATAA